AGCAAGACCAGGATCACCAGCGACAGCGCAGAGGCCTTCAGCAGCGCGCGCATGCCGGAAGTGGCATCGTTGTTGTCCAGCGCCACAATCAGCATCCAGTGCGTGCCGGGAATGGCCGTCGCCACAAAGGTTTTCGCTATGCCGTTAAACGTGCCGTCGACGGGCGCACCGTTTTTCAGGGCGGCAAAATCAATCCCTTTAACGGATTCACCGAGCGGTTTGAGCGTGAGCGCCGCGTCGTTGGCGGCAATCACGGTCCCATCGCTGTCGACCAAAAGCCCGCTGCTCTCAGGCGTAGGATGAATACCGCGCACGTTCGCCACCACGCTGTCCATGGCCACATCACCGGCAACAACCGCTTTCAGCACGCCATTCTCTTTCACCGGGACGGCAAACGTCACAACCAGCTTGCCGGTGCCGGCGTCGACGTACGGGGCGGTAACCACAGGCGCGTCGGCGGTGACCACCTGCTGATACCACGGCCGGATGGTCGGGTCGTAATCCGCCGGAACCCCCGCAGGATCCGAGAACTTTGCCGTTTTGCTGGCATAGCCAACGTAGACGTTTGTGAATCCACCCGCCTGCGCGAGTTGCTTAAAGGTCGGAACCGGATCGTCGCTCAGCGCCACGGTCTGGGCGGAAGCGATCACGGTCATTTTACCCTTTACCCACTCCGCAATGGCCATGTTATGGCTGGCGCTGGTGCTGGCGAGGATATCCCGCTGCGACTGCTGGTTATCCTGACGCGTGACCTGAAAGTTGATGATGGTGTTGAGAAGAAGGGCGACGACGAGACAACCCGTCGTCGCGGCGATAATGCGAGCGCGAATGGATCTGAACATAAGTGAAATACCTGCTGTGTTGTTTCCATGCCTATCGGCAATGTGGCAGGCAAACTTGATGCTGAAACCGCGTCCATTAGAAAATAATATTAAACCGGGTTTATTATTAAAAAGTTAATACTTTATCGGCGGACAGAGTCCAGTCTGCCAGCTCAACAAGCGTGCCAATTTCCACCCCGTCAATCAGCGGCAGCCCGGTGATGCCGCGCCCGTCGGTGCAGGTTTTACACAGCTTAACCGGCACGTTTTGCGCCGTCAGGATCTCGAGCATCTGCTGAATGTTGTACCCCTCGGCAGGTTTTTGCCCCTTCAGCCCGGCGGTGACCGCATCCGACATCAAAAAGAGGCGCAGTTCAGGGCGATGCTCTTTCTCGCACAGGGCGATTGCCAGGCGCAGGCTGTTAAAAAGGGATTCACTGCCGTAGGCCGCTCCGTTGGCGACAATCGTAATCTTCTGCATGGAAACTCCTGTTCGGTTAAAAGGCATGAATATTGCTTAGCTCTACGGGGAATAGGGAACCGGAGAGCGAGTATGACGATAAAGGCTGACAGTTTATCGGGCGCAAATGAATGGCTTCATCGTGCCACGGTGATGCGCCGCGAGCAGCTTAATACCCTGGCGGTTCTGGGGGCGCTGGTCAACGGCATCAGCCGACTGGTGCATATGCTACAGTGCGAGCGCGGGGCGTCAAACGTCTGGCTCTGCTCCCGGGGGCAGCTCTACGGCCCGGAATGTCGGGCCAGCAAGGCGCTGGTCGATGAAAATCTGACGGCGTTCAACCGTCAGCTTAACCTGCAAACGCCGATGCCCGGCAGCGCGGTGTGCGAACGCATTGCCGGTGCGCTTCACGCGCTGGCGTCGCTTCCGGCGCTGCGTGACGACGTCGAACGGCAAAACGTGACGGCCCCGCAGGCGATGGAACGCTACAGCCGGATACTTCGCCATCTGCTCAGTATCATTCCTCAGCTCAATGACAGCATTGACGATCCGCAAATCGCGGGCCGGTTTGTCGCACTTTATAGCCTGATGCAGGGCAAAGAGTGGGTAGGGCAGGAGCGTGCGCTGGGCGCAACGGGCTTCACGCAGGGCTTTTTTGATGATGAAACCCGCCAGCGGCTGGTGGACCGTATCGACGGGCAGCAGGCCTGCTTCGAGGTTTTTTTGTCTTACAGCCGGGCCGACGTGCAGGAGACGTTTGCGCTTAACTGTATGCCGGACCTCGAAACAGAGCAGCTCAGGCGCGTGGCCTGTACCCGTCAGCCGGCGGCGGACAAGGGAAACACCGCCCTGAGGTGGTTTGCGTTGCAGACGGCACGCCTGGAACACCTTCGCACGCTGGAGGAGTTAGCCATCGCCGATCTCATGGCGATGGTGGATGAACGTATTCACGGGGCGAATGAACGCACGCTGCGGGTCTGCGAGGACAACGAGGCGTTTACCCATTTCCCGGATAAACCTCTGCTGCCGCTGGTGCGCGAGCAGGCACGTGAGATCGACAGTCTTTCCCGTCAGTTGGCCTCCCTGCGCGAAACGCTGGAGGAGCGCAAGACCATCGACAAAGCCAAAAGCATCCTGATGACGCATCACGCTATGAGCGAAGAGCAGGCGTGGACAACGCTGCGCAAAATGGCGATGGACAAAAATCAGCGCATGGTGGATATCGCCCATGCGCTGCTCACCGTGAAGAACCTCTGGCAGCCCGTGCCGAAAGCGTAGTTGCACAATCAGCGGGCATGTCATGCCTGATTGAGGTGCGCCGTGAGAGGGCAACGGGCGGGGAAGCCCTGAAAACAACAGTTTAAAACCTGGCATCCCCTTTGCATTATCAGATTAACAAAGATTGACGGTGCGCCAACGGCGGCGCATGCGTTTTCAGGATAAAGGCGTCCAGCGGTGCTCCGGCACCGACGGGCGCTTTTTTTTGGCTTTTTTTCGGGAGTGGTTATGGCGGATTTGTCGAGACGGCGGTTTTTGCAGGCCAGCATGCTGGCGAGCGGCGCAATGCTGTTACCCGGCATCATGCAGGCCGCGTGGGCGGCGGGGTCGGACAGGCCGGAGCAGCAGACGGTGCGGATCGGATTTATCCCGCTCACCGACTGCGCGCCGGTGGTTATCGCGGCGCTGAAGGGGTTTGATAAAAAGTACGGCATCACCATCGTGCCGACCAAAGAGGCGAGCTGGGCGGCTGTACGCGACAAGCTGGTTGCCGGTGAACTGGACGCCGCACACATTCTTTACGGCCTGCTGTATGGGCTTGAGCTGGGCATCGCCGGCAAGCCGCAGGAGATGGCAAACCTGATGACCCTTAACCAGAACGGCCAGGCGATTACGCTCTCAAGCGATCTGGCAGAGAAGGGCGTGCGCGATCTCGACGGGCTGAAAAAGCGGGTCGCTCAGCAGCCTCCCGGCACCTACACCTTTGCCCACACCTTCCCGACGGGCACCCACGCCATGTGGCTGTACTACTGGCTGGCAAGCGCCGGGATCAATCCGTTTGACGATGTGCGTACCGTGGTGGTGCCGCCCCCGCAAATGGTGATGAACATGCGCATTGGCAACATGGTCGGTTTTTGCGTCGGTGAGCCGTGGAACGCGCGCGCCATTAATGACCGCATCGGGTTTACCGCCGCCACCTCCCAGTCCATCTGGGCCGATCATCCGGAAAAAATCCTCGGCACCCGCCGCGCCTGGGTAGAGAAGAACCCGCATACCGCACGGGCGCTGGTGAGCGCGGTGCTGGAAGCCGCCCGCTGGATAGACGCCTCGCCGGAAAACAAACGCGAAACCGCGCAGATCCTCTCCCGTCGGGCATGGCTTAACTGCAAAGAGCAGTATCTCACCGGGCGTATGCTGGGCGAGTACGACAACGGTCTGGGGCAGCGCTGGCAGGATGACTACCCGATTCGCTTCTTCAATGACGGGGCCGTCAGCTACCCGTATCTCTCCGACGGTACCTGGTTCTTAACCCAGTTCCGCCGCTGGGGCTTGCTAAAGACCGCCCCGGACTATCACGCCATCGCGCAACGCATCAACCAGACCGCGGTCTGGCAGGACGCGGCAACCGCCGTCGGCGGCATCTCCACGCCGTCATCACCGCTTCGCAGCAGCACGCTGATGGACGGTACCGTCTGGAACGGCACCGATCCGGACGGTTACGCCAACCGCTTCGCTATTCACCGTAAAGGGGCCTGATTATGTCGCATCTGCAAAATACACAGCCACAAGAGACGCCGGTCAGCGCTGAGGTGATCGCGCTGCCACCGGTGCCGGTTCGCCGCCGTGGACCGGGGTTTACGCGCCGGATGAATGACCTCCTGCAACGTATTATCCCGGCTTTTCTCGGTCTCGGGCTGATGGTGGTGCTCTGGCAGCTCGCCGCCATTAACAGTAAAGGCTTTCCGACGCCGCTCAGCACCCTGGATTCAGCGTTAACCCTGTTTGCCGATCCCTTCTACCGCGACGGACCGAATGATATGGGCATCGGCTGGAACGTGCTGGCCTCGCTCCAGCGCGTGGCGGTGGGCTTTGGCCTGGCGGCGATAGCCGGTATTCCGCTGGGCTTTCTGATTGGCCGCTTCACCTTTTTCT
This region of Enterobacter cancerogenus genomic DNA includes:
- a CDS encoding DsrE/DsrF/TusD sulfur relay family protein, whose amino-acid sequence is MQKITIVANGAAYGSESLFNSLRLAIALCEKEHRPELRLFLMSDAVTAGLKGQKPAEGYNIQQMLEILTAQNVPVKLCKTCTDGRGITGLPLIDGVEIGTLVELADWTLSADKVLTF
- the nasR gene encoding nitrate regulatory protein NasR (NasR is a transcription antiterminator and transcriptional regulator for the nasFEDCBA operon) is translated as MTIKADSLSGANEWLHRATVMRREQLNTLAVLGALVNGISRLVHMLQCERGASNVWLCSRGQLYGPECRASKALVDENLTAFNRQLNLQTPMPGSAVCERIAGALHALASLPALRDDVERQNVTAPQAMERYSRILRHLLSIIPQLNDSIDDPQIAGRFVALYSLMQGKEWVGQERALGATGFTQGFFDDETRQRLVDRIDGQQACFEVFLSYSRADVQETFALNCMPDLETEQLRRVACTRQPAADKGNTALRWFALQTARLEHLRTLEELAIADLMAMVDERIHGANERTLRVCEDNEAFTHFPDKPLLPLVREQAREIDSLSRQLASLRETLEERKTIDKAKSILMTHHAMSEEQAWTTLRKMAMDKNQRMVDIAHALLTVKNLWQPVPKA
- a CDS encoding CmpA/NrtA family ABC transporter substrate-binding protein, whose amino-acid sequence is MADLSRRRFLQASMLASGAMLLPGIMQAAWAAGSDRPEQQTVRIGFIPLTDCAPVVIAALKGFDKKYGITIVPTKEASWAAVRDKLVAGELDAAHILYGLLYGLELGIAGKPQEMANLMTLNQNGQAITLSSDLAEKGVRDLDGLKKRVAQQPPGTYTFAHTFPTGTHAMWLYYWLASAGINPFDDVRTVVVPPPQMVMNMRIGNMVGFCVGEPWNARAINDRIGFTAATSQSIWADHPEKILGTRRAWVEKNPHTARALVSAVLEAARWIDASPENKRETAQILSRRAWLNCKEQYLTGRMLGEYDNGLGQRWQDDYPIRFFNDGAVSYPYLSDGTWFLTQFRRWGLLKTAPDYHAIAQRINQTAVWQDAATAVGGISTPSSPLRSSTLMDGTVWNGTDPDGYANRFAIHRKGA